Proteins encoded together in one Gemmatimonadota bacterium DH-78 window:
- a CDS encoding carboxypeptidase regulatory-like domain-containing protein, whose protein sequence is MDRRRVWRGALLLLGAWAMVGCEDRVTGTAPALSPGLLEGTVARQKTAVGVEGAVLVLSDSSGARAAALSDAEGRFRFPEVPSGDYEVRLVAPAVAGIDPLFEVLEPEVHEVRLGSDPVDLVFAVVGLVPARITGVVRCEGTPVEGLEVRVAGGEVDRTTATDAGGMYTALDLEPGVYAVLPLDPPCALSPSTEVVRVRPGEFVDLDFGG, encoded by the coding sequence GTGGATCGAAGGCGTGTGTGGCGAGGCGCACTGCTCCTGCTCGGAGCGTGGGCGATGGTGGGATGCGAGGATCGGGTCACGGGCACCGCGCCGGCGCTGTCACCCGGGCTGCTCGAGGGCACGGTCGCGCGTCAGAAGACGGCGGTGGGCGTGGAGGGCGCCGTGCTGGTGCTCTCCGATTCGAGCGGGGCACGAGCCGCGGCGTTGAGCGACGCCGAGGGGCGCTTTCGCTTTCCCGAGGTGCCGTCGGGTGACTACGAGGTGCGTCTGGTGGCGCCCGCCGTGGCGGGAATCGACCCGCTCTTCGAAGTGCTCGAACCGGAGGTGCACGAGGTGCGGCTCGGATCCGACCCCGTCGATCTCGTCTTCGCGGTGGTGGGCCTCGTGCCCGCCCGCATCACGGGGGTGGTGCGATGCGAGGGCACGCCGGTCGAGGGGCTCGAAGTGAGAGTCGCGGGTGGTGAGGTGGATCGGACGACCGCCACCGACGCCGGGGGCATGTACACCGCCCTCGACCTCGAGCCGGGCGTGTACGCGGTGCTTCCGCTCGATCCGCCCTGTGCGCTGAGCCCCTCCACCGAGGTGGTGCGGGTTCGTCCCGGCGAGTTCGTCGATCTCGACTTCGGGGGCTGA
- a CDS encoding sulfurtransferase produces the protein MAQPFAQYARPESLVSTDWLAERLDAPDLVIVESDEDVLLYDTGHIPGAVKIDWHMDLNDPLTRDYLDAEAFAELMASKGIGRDTTVVFYGDNFNWWAAYALWVFTLFGHPDVRLLDGGRKKWVAEGRPLTTDVPERPRSEYPVVERRDEPIRAFRDDVMGHVEGGGALVDVRSPQEFSGELLHMPDYPQEGSLRGGHIPGANNVPWKRAANDDGTFRSAEELKAIYQGELGLSPGYPVVAYCRIGERSSHTWFVLRHLLGFDDVRNYDGSWTEWGNLVRAPIER, from the coding sequence ATGGCGCAGCCCTTCGCTCAGTACGCCCGCCCGGAGTCCCTCGTGTCCACCGACTGGCTCGCCGAACGGCTGGACGCTCCCGACCTCGTGATCGTGGAGTCGGACGAAGACGTGCTGCTCTACGACACGGGCCACATTCCGGGCGCGGTGAAGATCGACTGGCACATGGATCTCAACGACCCGCTCACCCGCGACTACCTCGACGCCGAGGCGTTCGCCGAGCTCATGGCCTCGAAGGGGATCGGGCGCGACACCACGGTCGTCTTCTACGGCGACAACTTCAACTGGTGGGCGGCGTACGCACTGTGGGTGTTCACCCTGTTCGGCCACCCCGACGTGCGACTGCTCGACGGCGGGCGGAAGAAGTGGGTGGCCGAGGGCCGTCCGCTCACCACCGACGTGCCGGAGCGGCCGCGCTCGGAGTACCCCGTCGTGGAGCGGCGCGACGAGCCCATCCGCGCGTTCCGGGACGACGTGATGGGTCATGTGGAGGGCGGTGGCGCTCTCGTCGACGTGCGTTCGCCGCAGGAGTTCTCCGGCGAGCTGCTGCACATGCCCGACTACCCGCAGGAGGGCAGTCTGCGCGGGGGGCACATTCCGGGTGCGAACAACGTGCCCTGGAAGCGGGCCGCCAACGACGACGGTACCTTCCGCTCCGCGGAGGAACTGAAGGCGATCTACCAGGGGGAGCTCGGCCTCTCGCCGGGCTACCCGGTGGTGGCGTATTGTCGAATCGGGGAGCGATCGAGCCACACCTGGTTCGTGCTCCGCCATCTGCTGGGGTTCGACGACGTGCGCAACTACGACGGCTCGTGGACCGAGTGGGGCAACCTGGTGCGGGCGCCGATCGAGCGCTGA
- a CDS encoding SufE family protein, with translation MPLPDPLTTVVRRFRTAPKDLRVQALLQYARRVPPLPERFAADRSALEQVHECQTPFFLATEVDDDGRVHLFFDAPAEAPTVRGFAGILREGLEGQHRDDVLAVPPNFYAEMGLDTVVSPLRLRGMGAILARLQRQVREQSTSPDPES, from the coding sequence ATGCCTCTTCCCGACCCGCTGACGACCGTGGTCCGCCGTTTCCGGACCGCCCCGAAGGACCTCCGCGTTCAGGCGCTCCTGCAATACGCACGCAGGGTGCCGCCGCTTCCCGAGCGCTTCGCCGCCGACCGCTCCGCCCTCGAGCAGGTGCACGAGTGCCAGACGCCCTTCTTCCTGGCCACCGAGGTGGACGACGACGGGCGGGTGCACCTCTTCTTCGACGCGCCTGCCGAGGCGCCCACGGTGCGCGGGTTCGCCGGGATCCTTCGGGAGGGTCTCGAGGGTCAGCACCGCGACGACGTGCTGGCGGTTCCGCCGAACTTCTACGCCGAGATGGGGCTCGACACCGTGGTGTCGCCCCTGCGCCTGCGCGGCATGGGAGCCATCCTCGCCCGGCTCCAGCGGCAGGTCCGCGAGCAGTCGACCTCCCCCGATCCCGAGTCCTGA
- a CDS encoding patatin-like phospholipase family protein: MAHDLAPLDTRITPFANASTGPGPSDLGVVMGGGGARAAYQVGFLRAIARRYPNLEIPYITGVSAGAINAAHLGAHHGSFRQAVEELTRLWADLHVENVFRTDSMSLGRQVFGTLRGLASGGHTESDQLRGLVDTEPLRGFLSEALHTVRGEITGVNYNLARGRLKALALSTSSYTTGQSVTWVQGKGIGEWERPTRRSRNTTLTVDHVMASAALPLFFPAVALSDGWYGDGGIRLTAPLSPALHLGARRVLAISTRYARSVEEADRPAVHGYPPPAQILGVLMNAIFLDLMDQDAMRLERLNRLLERLKPSERLGMRPVKLMVLRPSVDLGRLAGRYEPRLPRVFRFLTRGLGTRATESPDFLSLILFQPDYLRALMETGERDAEMRADELDAFLAEED; this comes from the coding sequence ATGGCCCACGACCTCGCACCGCTCGACACCCGGATCACCCCCTTCGCGAACGCCTCCACCGGCCCCGGCCCCTCCGACCTCGGAGTGGTCATGGGGGGCGGGGGCGCGCGAGCGGCCTACCAGGTCGGGTTTCTACGCGCCATAGCGCGACGGTACCCGAATCTGGAGATCCCCTACATCACCGGGGTGTCGGCGGGCGCGATCAACGCCGCGCACCTCGGCGCGCATCACGGGTCGTTCCGTCAGGCGGTCGAGGAGCTCACCCGTCTCTGGGCCGATCTGCACGTCGAGAACGTCTTCCGCACCGACAGCATGTCGCTCGGGCGACAGGTGTTCGGCACCCTGCGCGGGCTCGCGTCGGGCGGCCACACCGAGAGCGACCAGCTGCGGGGCCTGGTCGACACGGAGCCACTGCGCGGCTTCCTCTCCGAGGCGCTGCACACGGTGCGCGGCGAGATCACCGGGGTGAACTACAACCTGGCCCGGGGACGACTGAAGGCGCTCGCCCTGAGCACCTCGTCGTACACCACCGGGCAGTCGGTCACCTGGGTGCAGGGCAAGGGCATCGGGGAGTGGGAGCGACCCACCCGGCGCTCGCGCAACACCACCCTGACCGTCGACCACGTGATGGCGTCCGCCGCGCTGCCGCTCTTCTTTCCCGCGGTGGCGCTCTCCGACGGATGGTACGGCGACGGGGGGATCCGGCTCACCGCTCCCCTCTCCCCGGCCCTGCACCTGGGCGCGAGGCGGGTACTCGCCATCTCCACCCGCTACGCGCGCTCCGTGGAAGAGGCCGACCGACCGGCGGTGCACGGCTATCCGCCTCCGGCGCAGATCCTGGGCGTGCTCATGAACGCCATCTTCCTCGACCTGATGGACCAGGACGCCATGCGGCTGGAGCGCCTGAATCGACTGCTGGAGCGACTGAAGCCGTCGGAGCGCCTGGGCATGCGGCCGGTGAAACTCATGGTGCTGCGGCCGTCGGTCGACCTCGGGCGCCTCGCCGGGCGCTACGAGCCGCGCCTGCCCCGAGTGTTCCGCTTTCTCACCCGCGGGTTGGGCACGCGCGCCACCGAGAGCCCGGACTTCCTCTCGCTGATTCTCTTTCAGCCCGACTACCTCCGCGCACTCATGGAAACGGGGGAGCGCGACGCCGAGATGCGGGCCGACGAACTGGACGCGTTTCTGGCCGAAGAGGACTGA
- a CDS encoding acyl-CoA dehydrogenase family protein, whose product MSKQAPLATELEAREVAEAAREEQWERRSFSKRLFDGRLALDLIHPHPEPDPEEEKRAAPFLEELYAFARDHIDGDAIDRDGWVPDEVLKGLAELGAFGIKIPREYGGLGLSQVSYNRALSIVASRCSATGAFLSAHQSIGVPGPLLMFGTDEQKKRLLPRLATGALSAFALTEPDAGSDPANLSTAATLSDDGDHWVLNGEKLWCTNGPRADIIIVMARTPAREGVRGKRPVTAFIVETDSPGVSVVHTSSFMGLKGLSNGVLRFENVKVPKENLLWGEGKGLKLALITLNVGRLSLPAFCSAAAKASLEICREWSNERVQWGQPIGRHEAISQMLGSMAADTFAMDSVVSLTSSMADTKQFDIRLEAAFAKMWNSEKAWETANDALQIRAGRGYETHDSLEARGEKPYPVERMVRDLRINLIFEGSSEIMRLFIAREAVDDHLRVAGDLIDPRASTGRRVAALFKAALHYAWWFPTRFLGWGHWPRFSEFGPLATHLRFIDRNARRLARSTFYTMVRFGPSLDKRQAVLGRIVDVGAELFVMTAACVRAHQLTRKNPSDTSPTTLADLFCRQARRRVEDHFDNLFDNDDAATNVVARQTMEGRFAWLEEGIVSVREGYSKG is encoded by the coding sequence ATGTCGAAGCAGGCCCCCCTCGCCACAGAACTCGAGGCCCGCGAAGTCGCGGAGGCCGCCCGGGAAGAGCAGTGGGAGCGGCGATCGTTCTCCAAGCGTCTCTTCGACGGGCGACTCGCGCTCGACCTGATCCACCCGCACCCCGAGCCCGACCCGGAAGAAGAGAAGCGGGCCGCTCCCTTTCTCGAAGAGCTCTACGCCTTCGCGCGGGACCACATCGACGGCGACGCCATCGACCGCGACGGGTGGGTCCCGGACGAGGTGCTGAAGGGGCTCGCCGAACTGGGCGCGTTCGGGATCAAGATCCCCCGTGAGTACGGCGGCCTCGGCCTCTCGCAGGTGTCGTACAACCGCGCCCTCTCGATCGTGGCGTCCCGCTGTTCGGCCACCGGAGCCTTCCTCTCGGCCCACCAGTCGATCGGCGTGCCGGGCCCGCTCCTCATGTTCGGCACCGACGAGCAGAAGAAGCGACTCCTTCCGAGGCTCGCCACCGGTGCGCTCTCGGCCTTCGCCCTCACCGAGCCCGACGCCGGATCCGACCCCGCCAACCTCTCCACCGCCGCCACCCTCTCCGACGACGGGGACCACTGGGTGCTGAACGGTGAGAAGCTCTGGTGCACGAACGGCCCCCGCGCCGACATCATCATCGTGATGGCCCGCACCCCCGCCCGCGAGGGCGTGCGCGGCAAGCGGCCGGTCACCGCCTTCATCGTGGAGACCGACAGCCCGGGCGTGAGCGTCGTGCACACCTCGTCGTTCATGGGCCTCAAAGGCCTCTCGAACGGCGTGCTGCGCTTCGAGAACGTGAAGGTGCCGAAGGAGAATCTGCTCTGGGGCGAGGGCAAGGGCCTCAAGCTCGCGCTCATCACCCTCAACGTGGGACGTCTCTCGCTCCCCGCCTTCTGTTCGGCGGCGGCCAAGGCCTCGCTGGAGATCTGCCGGGAGTGGTCGAACGAGCGCGTGCAGTGGGGTCAGCCGATCGGGCGCCACGAGGCGATCTCGCAGATGCTCGGGTCGATGGCCGCCGACACCTTCGCGATGGACTCGGTGGTGTCGCTCACCTCGTCGATGGCCGACACCAAGCAGTTCGACATCCGGCTCGAGGCGGCGTTCGCCAAGATGTGGAACTCCGAGAAGGCCTGGGAGACGGCGAACGACGCGCTTCAGATCCGCGCGGGTCGGGGGTACGAGACCCACGACTCGCTCGAGGCGCGGGGCGAGAAGCCCTACCCCGTCGAGCGCATGGTTCGCGACCTGCGCATCAACCTGATCTTCGAGGGGTCGTCGGAGATCATGCGGCTCTTCATCGCCCGCGAGGCGGTCGACGATCACCTGCGGGTAGCCGGCGACCTCATCGATCCCCGCGCCTCCACCGGCCGCCGGGTCGCCGCGCTCTTCAAGGCGGCGCTCCACTACGCCTGGTGGTTCCCCACCCGCTTCCTGGGGTGGGGGCACTGGCCGCGCTTCTCCGAGTTCGGTCCGCTGGCCACCCACCTTCGCTTCATCGACCGCAACGCGCGCAGGCTCGCCCGCTCCACCTTCTACACGATGGTCCGGTTCGGCCCCTCGCTCGACAAGCGCCAGGCGGTGCTGGGTCGCATCGTGGATGTGGGCGCCGAGCTCTTCGTGATGACGGCCGCCTGCGTGCGGGCCCACCAGCTCACGCGGAAGAATCCGTCCGACACCTCTCCCACGACCCTCGCGGACCTCTTCTGCCGCCAGGCGCGTCGGCGGGTGGAGGATCACTTCGACAACCTCTTCGACAACGACGACGCGGCCACCAACGTGGTGGCCCGTCAGACGATGGAGGGTCGCTTCGCCTGGCTCGAGGAGGGCATCGTGAGCGTGCGCGAGGGGTACTCGAAGGGCTGA
- the corA gene encoding magnesium/cobalt transporter CorA — MSRRDTIEVPNPLHTLRVMGRFVRRQVKRAGSMPGTLVHTGEKKMDRVRLRVLDYDPSGLREAEVAMPEELWALRDTATTSWINVDGLHDLDLISRFGEQFRLHPLVLEDLVHVGQRPKHEEYDDYDYIVLPMLTWDVERGIVQDEQLSLVVGPHWVVTFQEREGDVFEPVRERLRAEKGRIRARGADYLAYALIDAVVDRYFEVLEKVGDRTEELELEALDDPGPDMMPRLHQLKRELVVLRRAVWPVRDLLDGLVEGESTHVTDETRVFFRDVYDHAMQVIETVEALRDVVSGAIDLYLSTVAHRTNEVMKVLTIMASIFIPLTFMAGIYGMNFEHMPELHLPWAYPVLWVAMLAVAGGMVMWFRRRGWL, encoded by the coding sequence GTGAGCCGCCGCGATACGATCGAAGTGCCGAACCCGCTCCACACCCTTCGCGTGATGGGTCGGTTCGTGCGGCGCCAGGTGAAGCGGGCGGGGTCGATGCCGGGCACGCTGGTTCACACCGGCGAGAAGAAGATGGACCGGGTTCGCCTGCGGGTGCTCGACTACGATCCCTCGGGACTCCGCGAGGCCGAGGTCGCGATGCCCGAGGAACTGTGGGCGCTCCGGGATACGGCGACCACGAGCTGGATCAACGTCGACGGTCTCCACGACCTCGACCTGATCTCGCGCTTCGGCGAGCAGTTCCGCCTCCACCCCCTCGTGCTCGAAGACCTCGTGCATGTGGGGCAGCGGCCGAAGCACGAGGAGTACGACGACTACGACTACATCGTGCTCCCCATGCTCACCTGGGACGTCGAGCGCGGCATCGTGCAGGACGAGCAGCTGTCTCTCGTGGTGGGGCCCCACTGGGTGGTGACCTTCCAGGAGCGCGAGGGCGACGTGTTCGAACCCGTGCGCGAACGGCTGCGGGCCGAGAAGGGTCGCATTCGGGCGCGCGGCGCGGACTACCTGGCCTACGCCCTGATCGACGCCGTGGTCGACCGCTACTTCGAGGTGCTGGAAAAGGTGGGCGACCGCACGGAGGAACTCGAACTGGAGGCGCTCGACGACCCCGGGCCGGACATGATGCCCCGCCTCCACCAGCTCAAGCGCGAACTCGTGGTGCTGCGGCGGGCCGTGTGGCCGGTGCGCGATCTGCTCGACGGGCTGGTCGAGGGAGAGTCGACCCACGTGACCGACGAGACGCGGGTGTTCTTTCGCGACGTCTACGACCACGCGATGCAGGTGATCGAAACGGTGGAAGCGCTCCGCGACGTGGTGTCGGGAGCCATCGATCTGTACCTCTCCACCGTGGCCCACCGCACCAACGAGGTGATGAAGGTGCTCACGATCATGGCGAGCATCTTCATTCCGCTCACCTTCATGGCGGGCATCTACGGCATGAACTTCGAGCACATGCCCGAACTGCACCTGCCCTGGGCCTACCCCGTGCTGTGGGTGGCCATGCTCGCCGTGGCCGGCGGAATGGTGATGTGGTTCCGGCGGCGCGGGTGGTTGTGA